The stretch of DNA ATTTAGATTTTTTAGTCACAATATAATGTTTAAAATGTATAAACATGCTATTTTACTAAACTAGTTTGCTCAAGTTGTTAATTTCTTGATTCATTTCATAGCATTGCTCGTCATTTATTAGCTTTTTTGCTTATTTCTTGTAATTTACAATCATTAACAATTTACTTGGATGCAATTCATGatattatattatgtttttttttaatatgcattTTCTCAttgttattttcattttatacccaatctgatgctTCAATTTTTTCCCCCTCTACAGCAGGTAATGTAACTCTAGTCCCTACAACTGAAATAGTGGAATTTACAAGCAAACTGCTCTCCGACTCTCAGACCAAGCTTTGCAGAAGTTACTTGAAGATGCCTGCACTAATTTTAGACAACGAGGAGAAAAAGCATGCTAAGTTCATTACTTACAATGGTATAATTGAAGATCCAATTTCATTGGAGAAGGAAAAGGCGAAGGTAAACCCATGGTCTCAGGAAGAAAAGGATATTTTCATGGAGAAACTTGCAGCTTTTGGTAAAGATTTTGGTAGAATCTCTTCTTTCCTTACGCACAAAACAACAGCTGATTGCGTCGAGTTTTACTACAAGAACCATAAGTCAGAGAGTTTCAGTGAAGTGAAGAAACTTCTAGATCTTAGAAAGCAGCAACAGTGCTTACCCACTAGCACTTACCTTCTAACATCAGATAAGAGGTGGAATCCTGGGGCAAATGCTGCGTCACTTGATATGCTGGAAGCGGCTTCGTTTGTAGCAGAACACACCCAAAGTGTCAAAGAGATGTCAGGAAATGAGAGAGAATCTATAGCTGCGGGTGTATTGGCAGGTATATGTGGTGCTATATCCTCCGAAGCAATGAGCTCTTGCATCACTACAACTATCAGCCCTTCTGAAAAGATAAAGTATGTTGCGAATGACCGACAGCTGGCAACAGAGGTAACTCAGAACCTTGACGAGGAAGATACTTGCTCAGATGAGAATTGTGGTGAGGTGGCATCAGTTGATTGGACTGATGATGAGAAATCTGTTTTTATTCGCGCCTTAAGCACGTACGGGAAAGACTTTGCAAGGATCTCGCAGTGTGTGGGGACACGGTCACGGGAGCAATGCAAGATCTTTTTTAGCAAAGCTCGGAAATGTCTTGGGCTCGATGCCGTCCTTCAGGGGAATGACAATGTTGGTATTTTGCCTACGAGTGATACCAATGGAGGGAGGAGCGATACGGATGATATTTGTGCTGCTGAGATAGACTCTGCAATTTGCAGCACTCAATCCTGCTCCAAGGTGGATGGTGATGTATCTCAGTCTGTTGCTAACGGGAACAGTGAAGGGCTTGCTCATGCTGGAGCTGATAGGTCAAGCGAGAATGAGGTGGCGGGAGGGATAAACCTTGAAAATGAGAGCAAGATCGGCAGAAACCTTGAAGAAAATGAGAGTAAAGTCGAgagaaattttgaagaaaatgaAAGCGAAGTTGGGATAAATCTTGAAGAAAATGAAAGCAAAGTTGGGATCAATCTTGAAGAAAATGAAAGCAAAGTTGGGATAAATCTTGAAGAAAATGAAAGCAAAGTTGGGATAAATCTtgaagaaaatgagagaaaggtTGAGATAAACCTTGAAGAGAATGGCTCCAAGGTTGATAAGCAACAATGTGTTGTTCATGATGTAAAGGTGGAAAATGAAGAGGTTAAAGAAGAATCTTATACCACTCCCAAAAATAGTGTTGCTGCACTGAGTTGTAAAGAACCAGTAGAGCCTGAAGTTGCGGAGAACATTGacacagaaaaaaagaaagttgaagGAGGTGTGATCCCTCCATCTGAGGCTTTTGTTACTGCTGGTTTGGAAGGGAAGTTGAACTCACAGACCGCATGTGTTATTCAACAAAAAGATGCTACTGGAGTATTATCTTCTAATGGGTTGAGAAAGGAGGTAAACTTGCATCAACCGTTAGCGCCTGAGGTCGGATCAAACAGGAGAAGGCGTGCAAGCATTGATTTGGGTACAAGTAGCAGCTATACTCTTTGCTTTGGATCGGATCCTAGTGCTAACGAAAATAACTTGTACCTGGAAAACAGTTTTGGTGTTTGTTCAAGGCTTACTACCATTTCCACAAATAACCTGCATCAGCTTCCACTAGAACTTCGTACTTGTTTACCAAAAAAGACGCAGGGTATTACATTGAAGCAGGAAAATTGTCAATCTGTGCAATCCAGCGCAGTTTTTTCTAACCCTTCATCTATTTGTTTCGATGGAACTCATCCTTCCCAGATTATTTTGAATTCTGATGAGCATACAAACAAGCGGCATCAGTGCTCGGCAGCAAGAGATCTATACCAGCAGTATGTGCTAAAGAATCCTTCGCTGAATCAGGTTGATCAACCCTTGCAGGTTCTAAAAGGGTATCCGTTGCAAATTTTCAATCAGAATGAGGTGAAAAGAGAATCAGTTCCTTCAGTTAGTGGAAACCCTTTTTTACTCGAAAGTCATTCAAGAAGAAATGGTGCTTCCCAATCGAACCCCTTCTTTGTTTGGAATGCACAGAAGGACAAATGCAATGGGTCAAGTGTTTCGCACTCAAGCTCCGCAACGCTAACTCCCTCCAAAATTGATGATAAGTCAGAAGTCCAGCAGTCTCAGTTGACTGGCGATATCAAGCTCTTCGGGAAAATTCTTAGTCAACCCTCTTCTCAAAAGTCAACCTCTTCGCCACCTGAAAACAAAAGCAGGCCTCTCTCACCTGCAACGAATGGGTCCTCTGCACTGGCGAAGCCATCCAACATTGTAAACGATGGCGCTCCGCACTCATCCGTGCCTGGAAGCAGCAGCAAGACAGGGCTTGAGGAGCTTCCGGTAAGAAGCTATGGCTTCTGGGACGGAAATAGAATACAGACCGGCTTTTCATCCTTGTCAGAATCGGCTCTCATGTTGGCAAAATACCAAGGTTCCTTGGCTGGAGTATCGCTTTATAAAGATGGTGCTCCGGGGGGCAATGCCATTATAAAAGACTATCACCCATCTTTTTTGCAGCACTTGTCGTCGGACGGGAAGCGGGTCGAGAACTTCACGGAGCTGCAGAAGAGGGGGGCTGGGATCGAACCCATGTCGGGGTTCAAGCAGTCCGGAAGGGCAGTGGTTCGGTTAGGGGCGGCAAATATTGTGGGGCCCGCAGGGATTCTTGCCGATGGAGCTGTCTCTGACCCAGTTGCGGCCCTAAAAATGCTGTATCCTTCAAGCGGTCAAGTTATTGGCGCCGAAATGAAATCGTGGACGGGAGATATAGGAGGTAGGTAGGAAAGGGAAGAAGGAAAAATGTTGTGAGGGTCTTTGATGCCCTGTTGtataatattagttttttttttttttcttttgttactgGAATGAAATCAAAACAGGGGAAAGTGGATTTGCTTTCCTGCCCATACACTCTAGGCTCTTCTTGAAATTAGTTGCTCTTATTATCCTCACTCTCCGAGGACGGTACCCAGTATACCAGGTGGGCCGTTTTTATTTCCTTTATTATATCTTCTCATCATTATACATAACCAATTGATTCAGCGCCGTGTTTTGCTGCAGTTATTTGGTAAATCTCGACTCATGAATTCTTTTTTCTCAGTGACGATTTTAGTTGGATAATTATTTCCTGTCAAAATTTCCGTTCTCAAAACTCTCCCAATCGTCTTGTTCGCCGTTCAAGAGTTCTTGTTTTGGCAGTTCTTATCATCCATACAGGTTGGGGTTTTGTATGCGTCAACTTGGTTTCCAGTACATGACTGGGAGTATGGCCTTGTATTCTGTTGCTTTTGTTCAGATACAGTTTGAGATTTGCAGATTATCTCAGATTTCTGGACGTGAAGCATGTTTTCTGGAGTTTCAGTCGTCAGATCTATGGGGGCTATCTTCGTCAGTTAAAAgagaattttttgttttttgttttttttgcttaTAAATGCTTAATGTAAATATTCTACGCTGTTAATTTTGATGATCAGAATATTTTTCATCTTATTTTCTGGACGCTGAGAAAGATGTTCCCCCCCCCACTCCCATCTTCATATCTCCAAACGGCTCCTTCAGAAAACAGGGCATGCGTTGCATATTTGTATTACAACTCCAAGGatttagaaagaaataaataCACTTGTTACTTTTCTATTTTATGACTCCACTGcctgttattattatttcaaacaCCGTGTTGGTGAAGTGAAAAGCcgttttcaattcaaatttcacCACTTCGTGTCAAATAGAGATGATCGCATGCAGTAGAAAGATGATAGCATAATACTgggggagaaaaaagaaagaaaaagaaaaaagaattcttCATTTTGATGCAGATAATTTACAGGGACAGAGAGTGAAGAATACTCGCATATTGTATTGATATGGGATGAATCAACCTGATTTCAGGGCCAAAAATTTATTAAGCACGGAACTGTATTCAATGTATGCCCCTATATTTCTGCATGCAGGACGACACCCATACCGGAATAtataaacttttcaaaatagGACTAGGACTCGTAATTCCACACCTATATCTTTATTAGAGATTAACCCCAAGAAGAAATAAAACTAATCCAAAAATAGCCGAGTTATTTTatctttctcattttttttttatatgaaactCAGAAGAAGAATTTAATCTTTATCTAGAACAAATCAAATTAGATATCATGCTTATCTAGTCAACCTTAAAGCGtctaaatcttatattttatcttatatttttatcaaatcgcCCGAAGATTATGATTGTTGGACGATGTATCTCCCCAATTACGAATCTCTGGTTCAGAACTTggacaaaatctctctctctctctctctctctccaaagcTTGCGGGAGAATTTCTCAtcattaaaccaaaaaaaaagaaagaaaaaagaaagaaaaatttctGACTAGTGAGCAATAGTATTCCTAAACAAAACTTACAAGGCAAAATACGAGCACTGAACCCAACAGAGCTATAATTTTCCCCTTCCTCTCGTAGTCCTATTCCTTTACATAGATAATAATAACACGCAAGAGACATTGAAGAAACTCTTATCAGTAACCATAAAGAAAGGAGCTAGTAGAGTTGTTCTCTTCTGTCACGCCACCACCTCCACCTACAATAAAACAATAATCCGAGCTTCATATTAGATTACATAAAAGGGCTACGAATCAATGGGAATCATAAATTCAAACATATGCCATTCTCACTAGGTAGAGCAATGTTTGCatcaaaattatttcaaatattcaaatattatcGATGAATTAGCATTGCTTGATATACTGTACCAGTAATAGTCCCACCGGGGCCGGACTTTCGACATGTGATTTTCGCCATAGGGATACTCGGACTCGGCCCGGCGAGCGTTCCGAAAAGCGCAACAGCCGACGGCGTATATCGCGATGAGGAAAACGAGGACGACGACATTGAGGAGGGAGAGTTTGTGCCAGTCCCTCCTGACCTGCTCCAGCACGCCGGCCTTGCACGAGTCGCACCCGTAGCACAGCACGTTCGGCGCGTTGTTCCACCGGTAGCAGTCCTCGTCCTGCGCCGCCATCGCCGTGCCCGCCGTGTACGTGCACGACGTCGGCGGCTTGCAGCACCCGGACTGTGATCAAAGGATAcagtacaaatatatatatatatatatatatagacatgaATGTTTCCACGATAGTAGATTCACATAATAGAGTGGAAAAGTTACACAAATATGAAAACTTTAGATTGCTGTAGTTCTAGTGATGTGACACTTTATACAGAAAATTAACAACGCAACTAAACCACTGAAATTCTCTCGTAGTTAGGAAACTGCAGAGAAGTGTGTCCATCCACACGGATTCAAATCCttagaatttttaatataagaaGCTGAATAATTTGGACAAACACATGTCCGCACAAATTGAAATCCCCAATCCGTTATTATATAGTTTGATAATGCAAAACTAAATACCGAATTAACAATTTGCAACACTAGAGAATTCCGCTTGTTCTTCTGTTTTGGTTAacatcaggaaaaaaaaaaaagaatttttttttttaaaaaaaaaaagttatgggGAGGCTCAATTACGCAAAGTAAACAGGGGGGGTGATCGGTGTGACCTGGATGGGGGAGAGATCCCTCTGCAGGTAATCCAAGGGCGTCCAGAGCGCGATCTTGTCGCAGGCCTTGGATCCGACGACGCAGGCGAGGGCGGCGCGCCAGTAGGCGGCCTCGGCGACGTGGCGGCGCAGCCAGGGCGAGTAGTCGGCGAGGGAGTACTCGAGGTAGACGCGGCCGGGGAcgggggcgccgccgccgccgccggtgaCGGCGAGGCCGAAGATGGTGAGGCCGAGGAGCGCGGCGATGAGGGCGAGCATGGCGAGGAGGTAGAGCCACAGCGCGAAGGGCACGTTGAAGCAGGCCCCGATGAACCCCGCGAGCGACACCAGGAGCACCACGAACCCTAGCACCAGCAGCGGCGTCTGCAGCGCCGACTCGCACGTCGCCGAGCTCCGCGCCATCCACAACCCCCCGCCGATGATCGGGATCGACCCCAACAGCGTCAGCAGGTTCAGGTACCCGATCATCGTGTTGCTGAATCGATACATTCCTCTGCTCCCGTTTATTCTCTCTTTACTTCTCTATACTTGTCTTttgctctcttcttcttcttcttcttcttcttcttcttcttcaaattctctctctctctctctctctctctctctctctctctctctcactttggTGATTTCATGGGTGTTGCTGCAGAGAGAGAGGTTCCTTTACATTACTTTACTTTCCCTTTGTGTGGAAAAAGTGCaggttcttcttcttcacttgtTTTTTATTCcacattttttgaatttaaaacctTGGTATTGctaaatgtaatgtaatattaAACTTCGATTCTCTAACAAgttttaaaagaataataattattactgaccgtccctagagcaagtggccaAGGATTTGGTGATCGATAGCTGAGATCCAAGTTCggatcctaattgatttacatttctagctaaatttatttctaaatgaaataaacgaagtggtaggatgctacctatctctctaaaaaaaaaaaagaaaaaaaaagaataataattatttcacgTGTAGCAAATACGAACATCTGAGATAGAGGAAGAGCgtgtttattattatataatattaaaattccgTTCGCTCACTACCCACTTATTAAGTTTTTTAAGTataataattgtttcatattattttataaaagggATTTTTTATAAGGAGTTCCTTAATTATAAGTCATTTGAAATTGCTTTTGAGCTGGTAGAATTGAGAATTTTGTAAGTTGGTTAGTGATTTGGTGGCTAACAAACAAAATAGttaattctaattaattataagattaattaaaaaataatttatagtaaaataagtGGGACTTAGAGTGGCattaatagaataaattaaagttcaatGATCAAATTTTAGAAAAGCGTACAATTGAGAGGATCTCCatatatttgtataaaaaaatagcttttttttattatttttttcttggcttgaggagttttttttaaaaaaaataaaaaataaaaacaactgAGTTGGAGTACATGAACTTAAGTTATTCTTTTTGAGCGTCTTTGTAGTTGGTCCCATGCATGTTttatacttgttttttttttccttagtgGCGAAGGAAAATAGAGGTAAAAAGAGAATGGGTATTCCCTTTTTCGTGGATCAGCATGTAATGAAGAGAATCTTGGTGTTGCATTATAGTGATATGTAAAGGAGAAGCTTTGCTTTATCTCGGAGGAGGGTAAGGATGGAGACATGGCATCATCATGGTCTTAAACACTGTTTCCACCCCACACTGTGTCGTTGTGTGTTTGAGCTTTATAAGTTTGAATAATAGTGTTTAAATTAAAGTAACAATATACATTGGCCCACAGGCCGCAGCGAAAAGTTTTTGCTTTTGTAAGCCATGTGCAGTTTCTATGTAATTCCATGcactgaaatatatatatatatatatatagagagagagagagagagagagagagagagagagagagagtccggctactgtgctattaatagtaccaaacacttggtgctatcaagttttctgccgttagattaaccccttttattatttttatccgttagattatactattcaaccaaccacccactcaaccctagggaatccacatcatcctaatcgtataTTTCTCAATCGAaaggttaaaaaactaatagcaccaataactttgtgctattgatagtaaaagGTGGTCTCGTCACTCCTCAGTAACAGAACGTATTTAAATTGTTTATATTAGATGATTTTAATAGATTAAAATTCTTTATGCTGAATTTTCTATATACTAAATGGCACTTAATATGCTTACGCGAGATAGACTAGCTCATATTAGCAGCAGATAATACGtggataaaattattattaaatttttatcaaatattgatttaataaaaatgaGAAGAGATTTGGCTTTAATGCCAAAAGGATTTAGAATTGACTTTTATATAAATGttcttcaaaaaaattaatataagttAAATTGGTTTACGGATATACTCCGTATGAAACTCACAGGCATTAAATTCGGCCGAATGAGGTGTTTAGCTGCGGACAAAAATTTCGTGGACATCCGTGCCCAAActatttgtttgggcacggatGCGGATGGGTGCCGCGTGGTGTGCGGCGTCCATCGTGACCGNggggagactctgtccgtgtgaacagtggattccctatatttgtggcggatctggcattccCTGGGgttagatttaaaaaaaaaaaaaaaaaaaaaaaaaatccgggGGCCTCcgttttttagaaagagagagagaaaggggaaggGGCGGTGGTGATGGGCGCCGCAcaccacgcggcgcccatccgcatccgtgcccaaacaaatagTTTGAGCACGGATGTCCACGAAATTTTTGTCCTTTCGCTGCCGACTCCTGTTACGATTTTAGTGTCGACCGTGTAAGAGATGTATCGGCACTGAAACAGTAGGAAtaggggtaaattgcattgttacctccTGAAATTTTGGCGAAGTTTTACTTTACTCCTTGAACTTCTAAAATGGATATCTAACcctctaaactctaatatttcgttcatgttatcccttccgtcagtttttcgtcaagctccgttaaccgaaaactgacggaaggagtaaaacgaatgaaatattaaagtttagggtattagatgtctattttaggagtcttGGGGGTTAAGTGAAATTAGCCAAAAATTCAaggataataatataatttatccaaatttttactataaattatttttatatttttatattaaaaatttctaattggctgaaataaagtacaaaaattttatttaagtgtattttatagaacaatacttctaaagataaaagggacaaacgagtactacagaaaattaactgagaattaaaatctctatatccgagtgaagtcacctattgtaaatcaaccatattagcgagtatatcaggacagtagagtgttcgagtatcgtaggtagttagtatcgctctttttttatctttaaaccactctaattcatttctttcacttttattttattacaataaaatgtatgataaattatgttataatttattttaggataaaaaatatatataaattcaaaatcaagtatgatcactaacttgatgattagtagtcaatccataaggaatatattataataaaataatttatagtcaagagtcccctacagagtaaattgcactactaccttctgaacttttggcgagtttcacttaacctcctaaactcctaaaatagaaatctaacaccctaaactctaatatttcattcgttttatcccttccgtcagtttccggttaacggagcttgacggaaaactgatgGAAGGGATAACATAAACGAAATATTACAGTTTAAGGgattagatgtccattttaggagttcgagggatAAAATGAAACTTCGCAAAAATTCAAGAGGTAACAGTGTAATTTACCCGTAGGAATAGTATGGGAggtaaaatttgatacaaataCAATCACCTAAATTTTGAGTTTACAAAAAATGCACCATAAAACGTAAGTATAACCAAGGGAGATTTTAATTCTTACTTTAATGGACATTTGGCaaacaaaaagttttttttttttttttttttcttattccagaAGCAAAATCAAGCCTTTTGTTCTCAAAAGCAGAGGATAGAATTGGCACTTCTACAACAAATGGTTATTTTACTAATTAGCACCTTTTAGAAAAATTCTGATCAGGCCAAACAAGCCATAGAATGGTCTCGACGCTTAAGCAGACAAGAACAAGTTAATTCGAAAATAATCAGAGGACTTTCCAGTATACCGTGgattaattatttcaaaaattaaagtaaatgaTAAATTATTCTTTAATTTGTGGCCATAATTTATTGTGCACATCTTCAAGTGGAGGATGCAGTAATAATTCCCCTACAAGTGGTTCTGGATACTACCATAATTCTGATTCTCTCGTATATCAATCACTAACTGTAGGTCCATCTCCATTACGACATGCATAATTATATTCTTGCTTATCATGGATGGTTCTAGTAGCAGAAACTCCTGAttccattaattatttttaaaaaaaataaatttagctgaaaatataaatcaattaggattcgaacttgagacatcgagtaccaaccaccaagtcctttaccacttgcgacagggacagtcggtaattttaatcatatataactaggcGTTCGGTTTGAAGGAATAAAGATATAACTTCGAGAATTGTTGTTATTATCTAAACGTGTCATTAGGTAACATAAAGCAGCTGATAAGCGTCGCGTCGCTTGGAAGgctataatataattttagaagAGAATATGTTCTTTATCGCGTGCTTTTTATTTGTGGAGTGATGCATCAGTGATTCCAGGTGCGTTGCTGCTTCTATGAGATGACTATTATTGCTCTCTATCCAATTCGGAATCCCCACTAGGCTCTTATCACGATTCCAGAACCTGCAACAATGAATAACTTACTGGATAGTAACACATTGAAAAGACCATCACTCACCGACCGTccatagagcaagtggcaaaggacttggtaattaatacccgagactcaagttcgaatcctagttgattcacatttccagccaagtttatttcaaaatgaaataaacgaaacgggtagcgcgCATAccacctatctttcaaaaaaaaaaaaagaaaaaaaaagaaaaaagaaaagaccaCCGCTTGATTGGAATTTCTTCAAAAGCACTGCATAAATTGACGAACTTCATAACTTCATTTCTCTGCGTTTGCAACTGAAGCGAAAAATGGAGATACAAAGCTACTTCAGTTTCACACCACAATAACTTCGGAATATTTTTGTTGTAGAGCTATTTAATTTGTTTCCCATAAACATCGGGTTAACATAACAAAGCCTCACAACAAGGCCAAACCACCCCAATTGCACGCgccgacaacaacaacaaaaagagcACGAATCCAATGACGGAACCAAAAAGCaggaaagcagtaaataatataaagccGTTCAAGCTAGGATGCTTGCCTGAGCCGAAATTATAGTTGTCCCATACATAACTAGGAAAGCTCGGTGCAGTACAAACCACTAAGTCTACAACAAGACCGGTGCAGTACAAACCACTAAGTCTACAACAAGACCGCTATAAACAAGATAAAGTTCATCTCCAACAACAGTCATATGGCAAG from Ananas comosus cultivar F153 linkage group 18, ASM154086v1, whole genome shotgun sequence encodes:
- the LOC109724385 gene encoding uncharacterized protein LOC109724385 isoform X1 translates to MPPEPLPWDRKDFVSKERKHDRGAGSDALGGGGASSTPWWREPYHGPRPFFRASPRRPPSGHYRQGGGYHQFYPEDPASHGCTPSRSDRFWIEDEGFRPSGRYGGGGGSNRSGGGGGGGGGSNSREGRGSFRRSPFWDSSSSGYFSSSSRQNNHHDHHHPPPVTAPRSVAVPISSPTSHQPPLKDHQNDKNNAGGVDDGSGTGQRSDRDHPLGSISWKPLKWPRSSSLSSAKSGRSEPEEGKLEVSVPSGQETPIRSPVTSPQPSDEGAARKKPRLGWGQGLAKYERQKVQGSIDLTSPSAAGGAGCSSPATPSSATCSSSPALTDDKICTKAVNSENETNNQSASGLGFQHCSGESLIKLDYLDNPIGSLTSILADLLGPEDACSGDSTSTRLVAVNKLFQLKGDVSKELEKTESEIDLLESVLKTVDSTAENDCHLPSNLPASNALESCLGASDGVSENSKDVEMGKLEAVPSALMHFKESDIKDVQTEPAECPLRLKDDTLEATSICDDGKKHSTEDVSSRDYAIIACSHGRTSCNLISLITASNQDSERRALDVFNKTLPTNQSKTDIWESSDLSRHRKNDLKVKEKIAVRKRILKFKEQALSLKFRAFHHLWKEDLRLLSVRKSRTKSNKRVDISNYSSHSGSQKQRSSIRSRFALPAGNVTLVPTTEIVEFTSKLLSDSQTKLCRSYLKMPALILDNEEKKHAKFITYNGIIEDPISLEKEKAKVNPWSQEEKDIFMEKLAAFGKDFGRISSFLTHKTTADCVEFYYKNHKSESFSEVKKLLDLRKQQQCLPTSTYLLTSDKRWNPGANAASLDMLEAASFVAEHTQSVKEMSGNERESIAAGVLAGICGAISSEAMSSCITTTISPSEKIKYVANDRQLATEVTQNLDEEDTCSDENCGEVASVDWTDDEKSVFIRALSTYGKDFARISQCVGTRSREQCKIFFSKARKCLGLDAVLQGNDNVGILPTSDTNGGRSDTDDICAAEIDSAICSTQSCSKVDGDVSQSVANGNSEGLAHAGADRSSENEVAGGINLENESKIGRNLEENESKVERNFEENESEVGINLEENESKVGINLEENESKVGINLEENESKVGINLEENERKVEINLEENGSKVDKQQCVVHDVKVENEEVKEESYTTPKNSVAALSCKEPVEPEVAENIDTEKKKVEGGVIPPSEAFVTAGLEGKLNSQTACVIQQKDATGVLSSNGLRKEVNLHQPLAPEVGSNRRRRASIDLGTSSSYTLCFGSDPSANENNLYLENSFGVCSRLTTISTNNLHQLPLELRTCLPKKTQGITLKQENCQSVQSSAVFSNPSSICFDGTHPSQIILNSDEHTNKRHQCSAARDLYQQYVLKNPSLNQVDQPLQVLKGYPLQIFNQNEVKRESVPSVSGNPFLLESHSRRNGASQSNPFFVWNAQKDKCNGSSVSHSSSATLTPSKIDDKSEVQQSQLTGDIKLFGKILSQPSSQKSTSSPPENKSRPLSPATNGSSALAKPSNIVNDGAPHSSVPGSSSKTGLEELPVRSYGFWDGNRIQTGFSSLSESALMLAKYQGSLAGVSLYKDGAPGGNAIIKDYHPSFLQHLSSDGKRVENFTELQKRGAGIEPMSGFKQSGRAVVRLGAANIVGPAGILADGAVSDPVAALKMLYPSSGQVIGAEMKSWTGDIGGR
- the LOC109724385 gene encoding uncharacterized protein LOC109724385 isoform X2 — its product is MPPEPLPWDRKDFVSKERKHDRGAGSDALGGGGASSTPWWREPYHGPRPFFRASPRRPPSGHYRQGGGYHQFYPEDPASHGCTPSRSDRFWIEDEGFRPSGRYGGGGGSNRSGGGGGGGGGSNSREGRGSFRRSPFWDSSSSGYFSSSSRQNNHHDHHHPPPVTAPRSVAVPISSPTSHQPPLKDHQNDKNNAGGVDDGSGTGQRSDRDHPLGSISWKPLKWPRSSSLSSAKSGRSEPEEGKLEVSVPSGQETPIRSPVTSPQPSDEGAARKKPRLGWGQGLAKYERQKVQGSIDLTSPSAAGGAGCSSPATPSSATCSSSPALTDDKICTKAVNSENETNNQSASGLGFQHCSGESLIKLDYLDNPIGSLTSILADLLGPEDACSGDSTSTRLVAVNKLFQLKGDVSKELEKTESEIDLLESVLKTVDSTAENDCHLPSNLPASNALESCLGASDGVSENSKDVEMGKLEAVPSALMHFKESDIKDVQTEPAECPLRLKDDTLEATSICDDGKKHSTEDVSSRDYAIIACSHGRTSCNLISLITASNQDSERRALDVFNKTLPTNQSKTDIWESSDLSRHRKNDLKVKEKIAVRKRILKFKEQALSLKFRAFHHLWKEDLRLLSVRKSRTKSNKRVDISNYSSHSGSQKQRSSIRSRFALPGNVTLVPTTEIVEFTSKLLSDSQTKLCRSYLKMPALILDNEEKKHAKFITYNGIIEDPISLEKEKAKVNPWSQEEKDIFMEKLAAFGKDFGRISSFLTHKTTADCVEFYYKNHKSESFSEVKKLLDLRKQQQCLPTSTYLLTSDKRWNPGANAASLDMLEAASFVAEHTQSVKEMSGNERESIAAGVLAGICGAISSEAMSSCITTTISPSEKIKYVANDRQLATEVTQNLDEEDTCSDENCGEVASVDWTDDEKSVFIRALSTYGKDFARISQCVGTRSREQCKIFFSKARKCLGLDAVLQGNDNVGILPTSDTNGGRSDTDDICAAEIDSAICSTQSCSKVDGDVSQSVANGNSEGLAHAGADRSSENEVAGGINLENESKIGRNLEENESKVERNFEENESEVGINLEENESKVGINLEENESKVGINLEENESKVGINLEENERKVEINLEENGSKVDKQQCVVHDVKVENEEVKEESYTTPKNSVAALSCKEPVEPEVAENIDTEKKKVEGGVIPPSEAFVTAGLEGKLNSQTACVIQQKDATGVLSSNGLRKEVNLHQPLAPEVGSNRRRRASIDLGTSSSYTLCFGSDPSANENNLYLENSFGVCSRLTTISTNNLHQLPLELRTCLPKKTQGITLKQENCQSVQSSAVFSNPSSICFDGTHPSQIILNSDEHTNKRHQCSAARDLYQQYVLKNPSLNQVDQPLQVLKGYPLQIFNQNEVKRESVPSVSGNPFLLESHSRRNGASQSNPFFVWNAQKDKCNGSSVSHSSSATLTPSKIDDKSEVQQSQLTGDIKLFGKILSQPSSQKSTSSPPENKSRPLSPATNGSSALAKPSNIVNDGAPHSSVPGSSSKTGLEELPVRSYGFWDGNRIQTGFSSLSESALMLAKYQGSLAGVSLYKDGAPGGNAIIKDYHPSFLQHLSSDGKRVENFTELQKRGAGIEPMSGFKQSGRAVVRLGAANIVGPAGILADGAVSDPVAALKMLYPSSGQVIGAEMKSWTGDIGGR
- the LOC109724471 gene encoding tetraspanin-6 yields the protein MYRFSNTMIGYLNLLTLLGSIPIIGGGLWMARSSATCESALQTPLLVLGFVVLLVSLAGFIGACFNVPFALWLYLLAMLALIAALLGLTIFGLAVTGGGGGAPVPGRVYLEYSLADYSPWLRRHVAEAAYWRAALACVVGSKACDKIALWTPLDYLQRDLSPIQSGCCKPPTSCTYTAGTAMAAQDEDCYRWNNAPNVLCYGCDSCKAGVLEQVRRDWHKLSLLNVVVLVFLIAIYAVGCCAFRNARRAESEYPYGENHMSKVRPRWDYYWWRWWRDRREQLY